DNA from Halorarum salinum:
CTCCGCCTCGGCGGGCGTGAAGCTCTCGCCGTCGCTGTACTCCCGCCAGGGGCGTGCGTCGCGCCAGCCGGCGTCGTGGTCGAACACGGACGCGAGCTCGTCGGCTGCCGGCCGCGAGTCGAGTCGCACGCCCCACCCGCGGCTGTCGGCGCCGCCGGTCCCGGCCGGCTTCCAGTTCTCGGTCGTCACGAGAGCCGCGTCGTCCACGACCGCGTACTTGGGGTGGTGATAGCGAAACCGCGCGTGCTCGCCGCCGAGGACGCGGACGTCGACGCCCGAGCGGACGAGCCGGTCGAACAGCTCCGCCTGTCGTGTCGTGATGCCGCCGACCGGGGCGTCGTCGACGAGCACCCGGACGCGAACGCCCCGTTCCGCGGCCGCGACCAGCGCCGACGTGGCTCGCTCGGAGCCGAACGTGTACCCCGCGAGCAGGAGCCGTCGCTCGGCGCCCCGGATCGTCTCGACGGGCAGTTCCGGCGCGTCAGGGAGGACGAACGCCGTCGCTTCCGCCGCCCCGACGGCCTTTGCCTCCCGCGGTTCGTAGCCGAGCGGTCGCCAGTTCGGGTCCGCGCTTCGGAGCCAACGCTCCCCCTCGGGGGCGGTTTCGTACTCCACCGAGTCCACCGCGGGCCCGCTCACGTTCCCCCGGACGAGCACGAGCCGTTCCCCGGCGTTCGACAGTTCGAGCCTCGACTCCCGAACCCTGCCGTCCGTCCCGTTCGGGAGCGCGTCCGGTTCGCCGGTGACGACGACGCGCCCGCCGTCGCCCCCGAACGTGACCGACGACTCCCCGTCGGAGAGCGTCCAGTTCCCCGGCGGGACGTGGACCTGGACGTACTCGCCGCGGTCGCCGGGAGTCGGGGGGTTCGGGTACACGGAGACGATACGCGGCCCCGTTGCCGGGTCGCCGTCGTGGGGGGTTTCCCCGGAGACGACGGCGGTAGCGGCGGCCCCCGG
Protein-coding regions in this window:
- a CDS encoding phospholipase D-like domain-containing protein — its product is MRRRSLAVLLALLLAATAPPGAAATAVVSGETPHDGDPATGPRIVSVYPNPPTPGDRGEYVQVHVPPGNWTLSDGESSVTFGGDGGRVVVTGEPDALPNGTDGRVRESRLELSNAGERLVLVRGNVSGPAVDSVEYETAPEGERWLRSADPNWRPLGYEPREAKAVGAAEATAFVLPDAPELPVETIRGAERRLLLAGYTFGSERATSALVAAAERGVRVRVLVDDAPVGGITTRQAELFDRLVRSGVDVRVLGGEHARFRYHHPKYAVVDDAALVTTENWKPAGTGGADSRGWGVRLDSRPAADELASVFDHDAGWRDARPWREYSDGESFTPAEAEDGSYPAEFDPERVDARNVTVLTAPGNAEGGVVEVIDAADDRVDVVQPTVEDGPMLAATRRAAERGVEVRLLLSGAWYVNEGNAALAERLNDWADRTAVPLEVRLADPAGRYGKVHAKGVVADDAVVVGSLNWNPTSARENREVAVVLHGPEPAAYYRRVFEADWRAGTGGPPRGLLLAGVGAAAGTVLYARRRIEFA